A genome region from Penicillium psychrofluorescens genome assembly, chromosome: 3 includes the following:
- a CDS encoding uncharacterized protein (ID:PFLUO_004345-T1.cds;~source:funannotate): protein MGQSHSKGSANSGDSLASYPSFSKSDTKESLRSFRGSIRSKIPGARNADSPRGSTTSLPQTDKSDAGSVKSSGSRPGSNAGLQSPESDAASRRSSSPQPPPSPSLSSSLQRGHKDVDAMQRSGEVDHVSDVPPSGAAPSGTAQKAGESILIKRENQLNPILDFILNAPLETSGSPGMGMGALKSIDLDDMISRLLDAGYSTKVTKTVCLKNAEITAICSAARELFLSQPALLELAAPVKIVGDVHGQYTDLIRLFEMCGFPPTSNYLFLGDYVDRGKQSLETILLLLCYKLKYPENFFLLRGNHECANVTRVYGFYDECKRRCNIKIWKTFIDTFNCLPIASIVAGKIFCVHGGLSPSLSHMDDIRGIARPTDVPDYGLLNDLLWSDPADMEEDWEPNERGVSYCFGKKVIMNFLQRHDFDLVCRAHMVVEDGYEFYQDRILVTVFSAPNYCGEFDNWGAIMSVSGELLCSFELLKPLDSTALKNHIKKGRNKRNSMLNSPPAAVSAQSF, encoded by the exons ATGGGTCAGTCGCATTCCAAGGGCAGCGCCAACTCGGGCGACTCGCTCGCCTCGTACCCGTCCTTCTCCAAGTCGGACACCAAGGAGTCACTCCGCTCGTTCCGTGGCTCCATCCGTTCGAAGATCCCCGGCGCTCGCAACGCCGATAGCCCGCGTGGGTccaccacctctctcccccagACCGACAAGTCGGATGCGGGCTCGGTCAAGTCGTCGGGCAGCCGCCCCGGCTCGAATGCTGGTCTTCAGTCTCCGGAGTCGGACGCCGCCTCGCGCCGTAGCAGCTCGCCCCAACccccgccatctccttcgctGTCGTCCAGTCTCCAGCGAGGCCACAAGGATGTCGATGCTATGCAGCGGAGTGGCGAGGTCGACCACGTGTCGGACGTGCCTCCATCGGGCGCTGCGCCCTCGGGGACCGCCCAGAAAGCGGGCGAGTCGATTTTGATCAAGCGGGAGAACCAGCTGAACCCCATTTTGGACTTTATCCTCAATGCTCCCTTGGAGACTTCTGGGTCACCcggcatgggcatgggcgCTTTGAAGTCGATTGATCTGGATGACATGATCTCGCGTCTGCTGGATGCGGGCTACTCCACCAAGGTCACCAAGACGGTGTGTCTCAAGAATGCCGAGATCACGGCCATCTGCTCCGCGGCTCGAGAGCTGTTTCTTTCTCAGCCTGCTCTGTTGGAACTGGCGGCGCCTGTGAAGATTGTGGGTGACGTCCACGGTCAATATACGGATCTCATTCGCCTCTTCGAGATGTGCGGGTTCCCACCTACGTCGAACTACCTGTTTCTTGGCGACTACGTCGATCGGGGGAAGCAGAGCCTGGAGACAATCCTCCTGCTTCTCTGCTACAAACTCAAGTACCCGgagaacttcttcttgctccgCGGCAACCACGAGTGCGCCAATGTCACGCGAGTGTATGGGTTTTATGATGAGTGTAAGCGCCGCTGCAACATCAAGATCTGGAAGACTTTCATCGATACCTTCAACTGCCTACCCATCGCCTCGATTGTCGCTGGCAAGATTTTCTGCGTCCACGGCGGTCTCTCGCCCAGCCTTTCGCACATGGATGACATCCGAGGCATTGCCCGTCCCACCGATGTACCCGATTATGGTCTGTTGAATGATCTCCTGTGGAGTGATCCCGCAGATAtggaggaggactgggaaCCAAACGAGCGTGGCGTGAGCTATTGCTTCGGAAAGAAGGTGATCATGAACTTCTTGCAACGCCATGATTTCGACCTGGTGTGCCGTGCCCACATGGTCGTGGAGGATGGGTATGAATTCTACCAGGACCGAATCCTGGTGACTGTCTTTTCCGCGCCGAAT TATTGTGGCGAGTTCGATAACTGGGGTGCCATCATGTCCGTGTCCGGAGAACTGCTTTGTAGTTTCGAACTGCTAAAACCCCTGGACTCGACTGCATTGAAGAATCATATCAAGAAGGGTCGCAACAAGCGAAACAGCATGTTGAACAGTCCG CCCGCGGCAGTTTCAGCACAGAGCTTCTAA
- a CDS encoding uncharacterized protein (ID:PFLUO_004347-T1.cds;~source:funannotate) produces MRSIEETRKRWDTLFHHYDAPSDLRAALRTDQGATLCKDGLRSICWKAFLFLEDIDRDQWPQKLTESREAYDALRAHFLKYIEHPDDLASTVDPLADDEESPWQTLRKDEQLRAEIAQDVDRCLQENFFFQERDTKLKLTDILFIYSKLNPDVGYRQGMHELLAPILWVVDRDSITNEDDDSMQILLDSKFVEHDSFTLFLCVMQTARIYYEHGEIRSANGQMDVIPIVARCQYLHKEALTIIDHELADHLHAVDVLPQIFLTRWMRLLFGREFPFDDVLMMWDLLFAHGLQSDLVDFTCIAMLLRIRWQLLDADYSGALSLLLRYPSPQPHTPQSFVHDALYLEQNPTAERGSAIIAKYSGRTPESSKRRSQSTGRPSRKALFWDEFTNFKENTSPARWPARNSPKSLESLFQDVSKGIQQRTESWGVAKAVRGAVTEARRNMQTMNYEPGLRYPPRKPDGSSDPPRTQPATIEWEMKLQRLEERNKTLATNLQDALKDLRTQLDGVKELDPGTKDAVSQALNQAEAVQSCLDDSSLPLDSVQRTPEIERTPQSTPDPSPDTPSAEEPTSKTEAERDPQDKSDTENTGTTVPSTESGTEKPVSAAATQLTNDDSNQGGVLATPPRPIARPSMADSGFSWMLGGSSNGRTLSGFVSSVSVPPEQTRHQDSTSPRGKAAPLFGQGGDEDQSAAEQDELLAMSSLRGSRGPL; encoded by the exons ATGCGATCCATTGAAGAGACCAG AAAGAGATGGGATACGCTGTTCCACCATTATGACGCCCCCTCCGATCTCCGAGCTGCCCTGCGCACCGACCAAGGCGCAACCCTGTGCAAAGACGGGCTGAGgtcgatctgctggaag GCATTTCTTTTCCTCGAGGACATCGACCGCGATCAATGGCCGCAGAAGCTGACCGAGTCGCGCGAGGCCTACGATGCGCTCCGGGCCCACTTCTTGAAATACATCGAGCATCCGGATGATTTGGCCTCGACGGTTGATCCGCtggcggatgatgaggag TCTCCCTGGCAAACCCTCCGCAAGGACGAACAGTTGCGCGCCGAGATCGCGCAGGATGTCGATCGGTGCTTGCAGGAGaatttctttttccaggAACGGGACACCAAGTTGAAATTGACTGATATCTTGTTCATCTACTCCAAGCTCAATCCGGATGTGGGGTACCGACAGGGCATGCACGAACTATTGGCACCGATTCTTTGGGTGGTGGATCGCGATTCGATCAcgaatgaagatgatgattCGATGCAGATTCTGTTAGATTCCAAGTTTGTGGAACATGACTCGTTCACATTGTTTCTATGTGTCATGCAGACGGCGCGCATATACTATGAACATGGCGAGATACGTTCGGCCAATGGCCAGATGGACGTCATTCCGATCGTTGCCCGTTGCCAGTACCTGCATAAAGAAGCATTGACGATCATCGACCATGAGCTCGCCGACCACCTTCACGCAGTTGATGTACTCCCGCAGATATTCCTGACGCGCTGGATGCGTCTACTATTTGGACGGGAGTTTCCCTTTGACGATGTCCTGATGATGTGGGATCTGCTTTTTGCTCATGGACTACAATCTGATTTGGTTGATTTTACATGCATTGCGATGCTGTTACGGATCCGTTGGCAATTACTCGATGCGGACTACTCCGGCGCTTTGTCTTTGTTGCTGCGCTACCCCTCCCCTCAGCCGCATACACCTCAGAGCTTTGTGCACGATGCCCTCTATTTGGAACAGAACCCCACCGCGGAGCGAGGCAGCGCTATCATTGCAAAGTACTCTGGCCGGACGCCGGAGTCTTCTAAGCGTCGCAGTCAGAGTACCGGGCGACCTTCGAGGAAGGCCCTGTTCTGGGACGAATTTACCAACTTCAAGGAGAACACCTCTCCTGCGAGGTGGCCGGCTCGAAACAGCCCGAAGAGTCTCGAGTCCCTTTTCCAGGATGTTTCCAAAGGTATCCAGCAGCGAACCGAGTCCTGGGGCGTGGCCAAAGCGGTCCGCGGTGCTGTGACTGAAGCCAGAAGGAACATGCAGACCATGAATTATGAACCCGGCCTGCGCTATCCCCCACGAAAGCCGGATGGTTCATCCGATCCACCGCGAACGCAACCGGCGACCATTGAATGGGAGATGAAGCTCCAACGCCTGGAAGAACGCAACAAGACTTTAGCCACGAACCTGCAAGATGCGCTGAAAGATCTCCGCACTCAGTTGGACGGGGTCAAAGAGCTTGATCCGGGTACCAAAGATGCCGTCTCGCAAGCGCTCAACCAGGCCGAGGCGGTGCAGAGCTGTCTCGACGACTCCTCGCTTCCACTAGATTCGGTTCAGCGAACTccagagatagagagaaCCCCCCAATCAACACCGGATCCATCACCAGATACACCTTCTGCCGAAGAACCGACCAGCAAGACCGAGGCCGAAAGAGACCCGCAAGACAAATCGGATACCGAAAACACGGGTACCACCGTGCCGAGCACCGAAAGTGGGACCGAGAAGCCGGTCAGCGCCGCTGCCACGCAGCTTACGAATGATGATAGTAATCAAGGAGGGGTGCTGGCCACTCCGCCACGACCGATTGCTCGACCCTCGATGGCGGACTCTGGTTTCTCGTGGATGCTGGGAGGTAGCAGTAATGGGCGCACCCTGTCGGGGTTTGTCAGCTCGGTATCGGTGCCACCGGAACAGACACGCCACCAAGACAGTACGAGTCCCCGAGGCAAAGCGGCTCCATTGTTTGGACAAGGCGGAGATGAGGACCAGTCCGCGGCTGAGCAGGATGAACTACTGGCGATGAGCAGTCTCCGAGGCAGCCGGGGCCCGCTGTAG
- a CDS encoding uncharacterized protein (ID:PFLUO_004346-T1.cds;~source:funannotate) has protein sequence MSADLLAEFGQGETQREGQQELNNNNHASRHSHLLSSRHAIPPQWQFNDVPPEPNSDVLFDATVDTPASDEDDDWGEFEEPGSTSQQTTTQNTEAHGHVPASVDLLDSLSINDSTGTAQPVLNAPPENQSHHGQKPPTSTWNDASFDDWGEFSSTASPVTSTSKTHHHPKQVTSSWDIPSIDDWGDFSASSTVRAPQASQNQSSTWENPSSDDWGDFSTSSTPHPVAKASKKEPQPQPSQKQPTSAWDDWDEFTDAPSSKPPSTEQKRHPSVKSTAPQPTWDDEAFDEWGDFTDGPNPSITQPKPSPPSQSSTPNPAPNSFISSPTAPSTTVRPTNIPPPSILLELFLDLLPQLQKEAIQAKAHQQRTTSSPTSPAPQFQEMALTIHNTLTTAARVIAGRTHRWKRDTHLSQSMRIGPARAGGKAGGMKLNAVNKRETVKEEQDSVDVLALWRDRAALFNTILQAGGQRPAPTIPDPTALKVITARPEHGAIKASHACALCALRRDERVSKVDDPAVLDSFGEWWTEHWGHTECRWFWERNRELLGQR, from the coding sequence ATGTCTGCAGACTTGCTCGCCGAGTTCGGTCAGGGTGAGACCCAGAGGGAGGGTCAGCAGGAGctcaataataataatcatgcATCTCGGCATTCACATCTGCTCTCAAGCAGACACGCCATTCCACCACAATGGCAGTTCAACGATGTACCGCCGGAGCCCAACAGCGACGTGCTGTTTGATGCGACGGTCGACACCCCGGccagcgatgaagatgatgactGGGGTGAATTCGAGGAACCTGGGTCAACTTCCCAACAGACAACCACTCAAAATACAGAGGCTCATGGCCATGTCCCTGCGAGTGTGGACTTATTGGACTCGCTCTCCATCAATGATTCGACAGGTACGGCGCAGCCTGTGTTGAATGCTCCTCCAGAGAATCAATCGCACCACGGTCAAAAACCACCCACATCGACCTGGAATGATGCTTCGTTTGACGACTGGGGCGAGTTTTCGTCTACTGCATCGCCGGTTACAAGTACCTCCAAAACACACCATCACCCAAAGCAGGTTACCTCAAGTTGGGATATTCCCTCCATTGACGACTGGGGCGACTTCTCGGCATCCTCTACAGTACGAGCCCCACAGGCCAGCCAGAATCAATCATCAACTTGGGAGAATCCCTCCTCTGACGACTGGGGTGATTTTTCGACATCGTCCACACCACATCCTGTGGCAAAAGCCTCTAAAAAGGAACCCCAACCACAACCTAGCCAGAAACAACCGACCTCCGCCTGGGATGACTGGGACGAGTTCACCGACGCCCCGTCTTCCAAACCGCCTTCTACTGAGCAGAAACGACATCCAAGCGTCAAGTCCACCGCTCCCCAGCCAACATGGGACGACGAAGCATTCGATGAATGGGGTGATTTCACCGACGGACCCAACCCATCAATTACCCAACCAAAACCCAGCCCTCCATCTCAATCCTCAACGCCCAACCCAGCACCAAACAGCTTCATCTCCAGTCCAACAGCACCCTCCACAACCGTTCGCCCAACCAACATCCCCCcgccatccatcctcctcgaactattccttgacctcctcccccaactCCAGAAAGAAGCCATCCAAGCAAAAGCCCACCAACAGCGCACCACCTCATCGCCAACCTCACCCGCACCCCAATTCCAAGAAATGGCTCTCACAATCCACAACACCCTCACAACCGCCGCCCGCGTAATAGCCGGCCGCACCCACCGCTGGAAGCGCGACACCCACCTCAGCCAAAGCATGCGCATCGGCCCCGCCCGCGCAGGCGGCAAGGCTGGCGGCATGAAGCTGAACGCCGTGAACAAGCGCGAAACCGTCAAAGAGGAACAAGACTCCGTCGATGTCCTGGCTCTATGGCGCGACCGTGCCGCGCTGTTCAATACAATCCTCCAAGCGGGGGGGCAGCGTCCTGCCCCGACTATTCCAGATCCCACGGCTCTGAAGGTTATCACTGCGCGTCCAGAGCACGGCGCTATCAAGGCTTCGCATGCTTGTGCGCTGTGTGCGCTTCGGCGCGATGAGCGCGTATCTAAAGTGGATGATCCGGCTGTGCTGGATAGTTTTGGGGAGTGGTGGACGGAGCACTGGGGGCATACGGAGTGTAGGTGGTTTTGGGAACGGAATCGGGAGCTTTTGGGCCAGAGGTGA
- a CDS encoding uncharacterized protein (ID:PFLUO_004348-T1.cds;~source:funannotate), producing the protein MTTSPLFENEHGLGPSGLDRIRQHQPSRVLTLPNLSTSSLAPVSGQRASASTRSRSSTRAHPARMSMSQSFGDLEDLHRFPLESLHSFSFAQQSEELIHSRHNILKRSIDFMRDRMGWAASNPGIANAQAQVSGDSEIQGMMDLLTRANVLEYDENGNRVRGPTTGPADINGDNIFDKAFHSDSSSPSTTHGQQPPSSGSQQASDNSQLLSPLPSDRIPPQRMDLRSAPSSRRVSLKRTYTDLSTASLQSKLMETLAQPYTSTDPFASLSSSMNGLGLGFPTPCLHTHSSKWTPVSQAVFRTEAQAPWTILAANDLSCLVFGVMQSEVRRLSILEVVQKEHRQWLEDKLRDPSTDATARAPLQQPDRSNARGANPKFRDLGNGVTAQLLSKPSSREKAQRSKTDDGYGSSTRNARNPNHPAHKSRGVLLCGDVVPIQKRNGSKGSASVWVMEKRGGLIWVLEEITENIASVRCDDSWHVVDVHGDADKIWGSSFVQPNQSITELLPRLPSECLEGSVEEGLAKITELKHFAANTSAGVCIPVAVTKAEGARTLQVSSFPHVAGMMVLSSASLNVISSNSVFSSALFGQDRPEGRHITELVPGFDEILDILTEEDDVPLVDGIVIPEHSFRRARTLSILRDGKSNAASVFTEPSGLLAKHRDGSTIVVDIQLRVVKSGTFFSKEQVAKLSDLSSDSDDSDDTIAVTELVYALWVTYSRHIHGAGAATDLSVASSLPTSKPTSPNPVSTANLPAPMTSDTPSPEPSTPSVEIQAPTTTLSQQLTQAASEPLIDRSVQPVPEVNLLSAKKEPPLKRTINDYVILEEMGQGAYGQVKLARLKKQPSKKMVLKYVTKKRILVDTWTRDRRLGTVPLEIHVLDFLRPEGLKHPNIVEMEGFFEDDINYYIEMIPHGLPGMDLFDYIELKATMDESECRNIFKQVVSAIHHLHTKALVVHRDIKDENVVLDGEGRIKLIDFGSAAYIKNGPFDVFVGTIDYAAPEVLQGKSYRGKEQDIWALGILLYTIVYKENPFYNVDEILDHPLRIPFLPFSEECIDLIRKMLDRDVDNRLTVTEVLEHPWMLGT; encoded by the exons ATGACGAC ATCTCCATTATTCGAGAACGAGCATGGCCTTGGTCCATCCGGGCTGGACCGaatccgccagcaccagcccTCTCGGGTGCTGACACTACCAAATCTGTCCACCTCGTCGCTGGCTCCTGTATCCGGCCAACGCGCGTCTGCATCGACTCGTTCGCGCTCGTCGACTCGAGCCCACCCCGCCCGCATGTCGATGAGCCAGAGCTTTGGAGATCTGGAGGACCTCCATCGGTTCCCGCTGGAATCGTTGCATTCTTTCTCATTCGCACAACAATCAGAGGAACTCATCCACAGCCGGCATAACATCCTGAAGCGCTCGATAGATTTCATGCGCGATCGGATGGGATGGGCGGCCAGCAACCCCGGGATCGCCAATGCGCAGGCTCAAGTCAGCGGCGACTCGGAGATCCAGGGTATGATGGACCTGTTGACGCGAGCAAATGTCCTGGAATACGACGAGAATGGCAACCGTGTGCGAGGCCCTACCACCGGACCGGCTGATATCAATGGCGACAACATCTTCGACAAAGCTTTTCACTCGGACTCGTCTTCGCCCAGCACCACTCATGGGCAACAACCGCCAAGTTCCGGGTCTCAGCAGGCCTCGGATAACTCTCAGCTGTTGAGTCCTCTTCCCAGTGACCGTATTCCGCCCCAGCGGATGGACCTGAGAAGCGCCCCTTCGTCCAGGCGCGTAAGCTTAAAACGTACATACACGGATCTCAGCACTGCGTCTCTCCAGAGCAAGCTGATGGAGACTCTAGCACAACCATACACTTCCACGGACCCGTTCGCCTCGCTCAGCTCATCGATGAATGGGCTGGGGTTGGGATTCCCAACACCCTGTTTGCATACCCACAGCAGCAAATGGACCCCGGTATCGCAGGCCGTCTTCCGGACCGAAGCCCAAGCACCGTGGACTATTCTAGCCGCCAACGATCTCTCCTGTCTTGTGTTCGGTGTCATGCAGTCTGAAGTCCGCCGACTCAGTATTTTGGAGGTCGTACAGAAAGAGCATCGGCAATGGCTCGAGGACAAGCTCCGTGATCCCAGCACTGATGCCACAGCCCGCGCACCTCTGCAGCAGCCGGATAGATCCAATGCCCGCGGGGCCAACCCCAAGTTCAGGGACCTCGGGAACGGGGTGACTGCGCAGTTGCTGAGCAAACCGTCCTCCCGGGAGAAAGCACAACGCTCCAAGACGGATGACGGGTATGGATCCAGCACGAGAAATGCTCGCAACCCCAACCATCCGGCCCATAAGTCGCGCGGCGTCTTGTTGTGTGGCGATGTGGTTCCGATCCAGAAACGGAACGGCTCGAAGGGATCGGCCAGTGTCTGGGTTATGGAGAAGCGCGGGGGCTTGATCTGGGTGCTGGAAGAGATCACGGAAAACATTGCCTCTGTACGCTGTGATGATAGTTGGCATGTGGTGGATGTCCATGGGGATGCCGACAAGATTTGGGGTTCGTCATTCGTTCAACCGAACCAGTCGATCACCGAGCTTCTGCCCCGGTTACCGTCCGAGTGCCTCGAAGGATCGGTAGAGGAAGGACTGGCTAAGATCACCGAGTTGAAGCACTTTGCCGCAAACACTTCGGCCGGTGTGTGTATCCCTGTTGCTGTGACCAAGGCAGAAGGGGCTCGCACGCTCCAAGTATCAAGTTTCCCCCACGTTGCCGGCATGATGGTGCTATCATCTGCGAGCTTGAATGTGATCAGCTCCAACTCTGTGTTCTCGTCGGCACTATTCGGCCAGGACCGTCCAGAGGGCCGGCATATCACCGAACTGGTGCCAGGGTTTGATGAGATTTTGGATATATTGACTGAGGAGGACGATGTGCCCTTGGTTGACGGTATCGTGATTCCTGAACACAGCTTCCGTCGCGCGCGGACGTTGTCAATTCTGCGTGATGGCAAATCCAATGCGGCGTCTGTCTTCACGGAGCCTAGCGGTCTGCTGGCCAAGCATCGGGATGGATCGACCATTGTTGTAGATATCCAGCTGCGAGTTGTCAAGAGCGGTACCTTTTTCTCGAAGGAACAGGTCGCAAAACTCAGCGATCTCAGCAGCGACTCGGACGACAGTGACGACACCATTGCCGTCACGGAGCTGGTCTACGCCTTGTGGGTCACCTATTCGCGACATATTCATGGAGCTGGGGCTGCGACGGATCTCTCCGTGGCGTCGTCGCTGCCAACGTCCAAACCGACTTCTCCCAACCCCGTTTCTACGGCGAATCTCCCGGCCCCGATGACCTCTGATACGCCGTCTCCGGAACCGAGCACGCCTTCTGTGGAAATCCAGGCCCCGACCACGACGCTCAGCCAACAACTCACGCAGGCCGCGTCGGAACCGCTGATCGACCGGTCTGTCCAGCCAGTCCCTGAGGTGAATCTGCTCAGTGCGAAGAAAGAGCCTCCCTTGAAACGAACAATCAACGACTACGTGATTTTGGAAGAGATGGGCCAAGGTGCATACGGGCAGGTCAAGCTGGCACGATTGAAGAAGCAACCCAGCAAGAAGATGGTGCTCAAGTACGTCACGAAGAAGCGGATTCTGGTGGATACCTGGACTCGAGATCGCCGTCTAGGGACCGTGCCGTTGGAGATCCACGTGTTGGACTTTTTGCGGCCAGAAGGCCTGAAGCATCCGAATATCgtggagatggagggcttcttcgaggacgACATCAACTACTACATCGAGATGATCCCGCACGGGCTGCCGGGAATGGACTTGTTCGATTACATCGAGCTCAAGGCCACCATGGACGAGTCCGAGTGCCGCAACATCTTCAAGCAGGTTGTCAGCGCGATCCACCACCTGCACACCAAAGCACTGGTAGTGCACCGGGATATCAAGGATGAGAACGTGGTGTTAGACGGCGAAGGGCGGATCAAGTTGATCGACTTTGGCAGCGCGGCGTACATCAAGAACGGGCCGTTTGACGTGTTCGTGGGAACGATCG ACTACGCCGCCCCCGAAGTCCTGCAGGGCAAATCCTACCGCGGCAAGGAGCAGGATATCTGGGCTCTGGGGATTCTGTTGTATACCATCGTCTACAAGGAGAACCCGTTCTACAACGTCGACGAAATCCTCGACCACCCGCTGCGCATACCCTTCCTGCCTTTCTCGGAAGAATGCATCGACTTGATCCGCAAGATGCTGGACCGCGATGTCGACAACCGGCTCACCGTTACTGAGGTGCTCGAACATCCGTGGATGCTGGGCACATGA
- a CDS encoding uncharacterized protein (ID:PFLUO_004349-T1.cds;~source:funannotate) has protein sequence MATPAAADRATGDIAPALSSLPSPSPSPEISPASPISSTGQIPLEQPPKLKGRRKLLQNLQRMSSSPTLTRRGRSVSTTGYRHDNKASLSCVSLSSSPYSPCLPNGSSSQLYGGLKPRPATPGCSGSAGMGAADGLNPRIRLVGTDSPASGQPRSVPMPFDLRPTSREAPWTESTTVDGETFTSAVLPESQPAKLLDFWGDMPRELKMEIFRYLAPREIVRCSAVSKLWNEMCYDGQLWSKVDTTEYYQKIPSDVLVKLITSGGPFVRDLNLRGCVQLREKWSSDGERLSDLCRNVVNFSLEGCRIDKTSIHYFLLRNPRLACINVSGLSSVTNSAMRIIAQSCPQLETLNVSWCNNVNTKGLRRVIQACERLTDLRASEIQGFDDEEFAVELFERNTLHRLIMSRTDLSDQFLKALIQGANPTIDVLTDSPIVSPRRLRHLDLHHCSDLTDDGLKSLAHNVPDLEGLQVSQCSELTDASIMDVIRTTPKLSHIELEDLENLTNSTLLELAKSPCCQTLEHLNVSYCENLGDTGMLQIMKNCPRIRSVEMDNTRVSDLTLMEASFRIRRRGYGEDIPQVGMRLVVFDCANVTWAGVKEVLSSNAYIPRARKPVSSPTIVTVTQTASESGSVSPMTTTTTFVTPSSTPTFSPSPSPEPTSTYPAEIIQLKCFYGWQMTVDEHTKRVLRGELSSARRLDRKWADYMMATEEAGAAGAGARRRRRRAREAERLYNADEEEGDDAYGFGGISALTGRRRAQSGGCIVM, from the coding sequence atggCTACTCCGGCTGCGGCTGACCGGGCAACCGGCGACATCGCACCGGCGCTGTCGTCTCTACCTTCaccatcaccctcgcccGAGATCTCCCCAGCCAGtccgatctcgtcgacgggCCAGATCCCGCTCGAACAGCCGCCCAAGCTGAAGGGTCGCCGGAAGCTGCTACAGAATCTCCAACGCATGTCGTCCAGCCCGACGCTGACCCGGCGGGGCCGGTCTGTGTCCACGACGGGCTATCGGCACGATAATAAGGCCTCGCTATCGTGCGTGTCATTGTCATCTTCTCCGTACTCGCCCTGTCTGCCGAACGGCAGTTCCTCACAGCTGTATGGCGGATTGAAACCTCGTCCTGCGACACCGGGCTGTTCGGGCTCGGCTGGTATGGGAGCGGCGGATGGCCTGAACCCGCGGATCCGGCTCGTGGGCACCGATTCGCCTGCTTCGGGGCAGCCGCGCTCGGTGCCTATGCCGTTTGATTTGAGGCCGACATCGCGGGAGGCTCCGTGGACGGAGAGCACGACGGTGGACGGGGAGACTTTTACTTCTGCGGTGCTCCCAGAGTCGCAGCCGGCGAAACTGCTTGATTTCTGGGGGGATATGCCGCGTGAgctgaagatggagatcTTTCGGTATCTCGCGCCTAGGGAGATTGTGCGCTGTTCTGCGGTGTCGAAGTTGTGGAATGAGATGTGTTACGATGGCCAGCTGTGGTCCAAGGTTGACACGACGGAGTACTATCAGAAAATCCCGAGTGATGTTCTGGTCAAGCTGATTACCTCTGGCGGACCGTTTGTGCGAGACCTCAATCTGAGGGGGTGTGTTCAGCTGCGAGAGAAGTGGTCCTCGGATGGGGAGCGGCTCTCGGATCTGTGTCGGAATGTGGTTAACTTTTCGTTGGAGGGCTGTCGCATCGATAAGACGTCTATCCACTACTTCCTGCTGCGGAATCCTCGTCTAGCATGCATCAACGTGTCGGGTCTGTCCAGCGTGACGAACTCCGCTATGCGGATCATTGCACAGTCATGCCCGCAGCTGGAAACGTTGAATGTCTCCTGGTGCAACAATGTGAACACCAAAGGGCTTCGACGGGTCATCCAGGCTTGTGAGCGGTTGACGGATCTCCGGGCTAGCGAGATTCAGGGCTTCGACGATGAAGAGTTTGCCGTAGAGCTGTTTGAACGCAATACACTCCACCGGCTCATCATGAGCCGCACCGATCTCAGCGACCAGTTCCTCAAGGCACTCATTCAGGGCGCTAACCCGACCATCGACGTACTGACTGACTCGCCCATCGTCTCGCCTCGACGACTCCGACATCTGGATCTGCACCATTGCTCCGACCTAACAGACGATGGGCTGAAGAGTCTCGCCCACAACGTCCCCGATCTTGAAGGGCTGCAAGTATCCCAGTGCTCCGAGCTGACAGACGCCTCGATCATGGACGTGATCCGTACCACGCCCAAACTGTCTCACATTGAACTAGAAGACCTCGAGAACCTTACCAACAGCACGCTCCTCGAGCTCGCTAAATCCCCCTGTTGCCAAACCCTCGAGCACCTCAACGTCAGCTACTGCGAAAACCTCGGCGACACGGGCATGCTGCAAATAATGAAGAACTGCCCGCGCATCCGCTCTGTCGAAATGGACAACACCCGCGTCTCAGACCTAACCCTCATGGAAGCGAGCTTCCGCATACGCCGTCGCGGCTACGGCGAAGACATCCCACAAGTCGGCATGCGGCTCGTGGTCTTCGACTGCGCCAACGTCACCTGGGCCGGCGTGAAAGAAGTCCTCTCAAGCAACGCTTACATCCCTCGCGCGCGAAAAcccgtctcttctccaacaatCGTCACCGTCACCCAAACCGCCTCAGAATCCGGATCCGTATCCCCCATGACCACCACGACGACATTCGTCACGCCATCCTCCACGCCTACGTTCTCACCATCGCCCTCACCCGAACCAACATCAACATACCCAGCcgagatcatccagctgAAATGTTTCTACGGGTGGCAGATGACTGTGGACGAGCACACGAAACGTGTTCTGCGCGGCGAGCTCTCGTCCGCGAGGCGGCTGGATCGCAAATGGGCTGATTATATGATGGCTACTGAGGAGgccggcgcggcgggggcgggtgcgagacggaggagacGTCGTGCGAGAGAGGCCGAGAGGCTTTATAATGCtgatgaagaggagggagatgatgctTATGGCTTTGGGGGCATTTCGGCGCTgactgggaggaggagggcgcAGAGTGGTGGGTGCATTGTTATGTGA